The following coding sequences lie in one Oryza brachyantha chromosome 10, ObraRS2, whole genome shotgun sequence genomic window:
- the LOC102711569 gene encoding endo-1,4-beta-xylanase 5-like: MRAFKEKLGILWLCISIFEGHMVQSVPYDHTASIECLSNPMRPLYNGGVIKNSKFDRGLTDWSVPWDVKATVSSSPSGNKFAEATTDGQPSHTVYQTVQMQPNTHYSLSAWLQVSAGTANVKAVIKTPDGQYVAAGATVAKAGCWSMIKGGMTAYSSGLGQLYFEADAAVVIWVDSVSLQPFSFAEWDAHRQQSAGRARRSTVRMAARGPGGTPAANATVSVELLRPAFPLGNAMTREILDIPAYEQWFASRFTVATFENEMKWYSTEPSRGNEDYGVADAMLALAERRGIRVRGHNVFWDDQSTQMAWVRSLGPDELRSAMERRLRSVVSRYAGRVIGWDVVNENLHWSFFEGRLGPDASPAAYRRVAEIDGAAPLFMNEFNTVEQPMDMAAMSSKYVAKMNQIRAFPGNGGLKLAVGLESHFGTPNIPFMRATLDTLSQLNVPIWLTEIDVTNGPNQAQHLEEVLREGYGHPSVDGMVMWAAWHAQGCYVMCLTDNDFKNLAVGDVVDKLIAEWRTHPVAATTDADGVVELDLVHGEYNVTVTHHPSSPLVPSAVRTLTVEASSSASSSSVSGKVMRIRL; encoded by the exons ATGAGGGCTTTCAAAGAGAAATTAGGAATCCTTTGGCTATGCATTTCTATCTTCGAAG GTCACATGGTCCAATCGGTTCCCTATGATCATACAGCGAGCATCGAG TGCCTGAGCAACCCGATGAGACCCCTGTACAACGGCGGCGTCATCAAGAACAGCAAGTTCGACAGAGGCCTGACGGACTGGTCCGTGCCCTGGGACGTCAAGGCCACCGTAAGCAGCTCGCCGTCCGGCAACAAGTTCGCCgaggcgacgaccgacggccaGCCATCGCACACCGTCTACCAGACGGTCCAGATGCAGCCCAACACCCACTACTCCCTGTCAG CGTGGCTGCAGGTTTCGGCTGGCACGGCCAACGTGAAGGCGGTGATCAAGACTCCCGACGGCCAatacgtcgccgccggtgccacCGTCGCCAAGGCCGGCTGCTGGAGCATGATTAAGGGCGGCATGACTGCCTATTCCTCGGGACTAGGCCAGCTGTACTTTGAG gccgacgcggcggtggtgatctGGGTGGACAGCGTCTCGCTGCAGCCGTTCTCGTTCGCCGAGTGGGACGCGCACCGCCAGCAATCCGCCGGCAGGGCACGGCGGAGCACGGTCAGGATGGCGGCGAGGGGTCCCGgcggcacgccggcggcgaacgccACCGTGAGCGTCGAGCTCCTCCGTCCAGCGTTCCCGCTCGGCAACGCGATGACGAGGGAGATCCTGGACATCCCGGCGTACGAGCAGTGGTTCGCGTCGCGGTTCACGGTGGCCACGTTCGAGAACGAGATGAAGTGGTACAgcaccgagccgagccgggGCAACGAGGACTacggcgtcgccgacgccaTGCTCGCGCTCGCCGAGCGGCGGGGCATCCGGGTGCGCGGCCACAACGTGTTCTGGGACGACCAGAGCACGCAGATGGCGTGGGTGCGGTCGCTGGGCCCCGACGAGCTCAGGTCGGCGATGGAGCGGCGGCTTCGCTCCGTCGTGTCGCGGTACGCCGGCAGGGTGATCGGCTGGGACGTGGTGAACGAGAACCTCCACTGGAGCTTCTTCGAGGGAAGGCTCGGCCCGgacgcgtcgccggcggcgtacCGCCGggtggcggagatcgacggcgcggcgccgctgTTCATGAACGAGTTCAACACCGTGGAGCAGCCGATGGACATGGCGGCGATGTCCAGCAAGTACGTCGCCAAGATGAACCAGATACGCGCCTTCCCCGGCAACGGCGGCCTGAAGCTCGCCGTCGGGCTGGAGAGCCACTTCGGCACGCCCAACATCCCCTTCATGCGAGCGACACTGGACACGCTGTCGCAGCTCAACGTCCCCATTTGGCTCACCGAGATTGACGTCACCAATGGACCCAACCAG GCGCAACACTTGGAGGAAGTGTTGAGAGAAGGGTACGGGCACCCTAGCGTCGATGGCATGGTGATGTGGGCCGCGTGGCACGCCCAGGGGTGCTACGTCATGTGCCTCACGGACAACGACTTCAAGaacctcgccgtcggcgacgtcgtcgacAAGCTCATCGCCGAGTGGAGGACGCATCCCGTGGCCGCCACGACGGACGCCGACGGCGTGGTCGAGCTCGACCTCGTCCACGGCGAGTACAACGTGACGGTGACGCAccacccgtcgtcgccgctcgtgCCGTCCGCCGTGCGCACGTTGACGGTGGAAgcgtcctcgtcggcgtcgtcgtcgtccgtgTCAGGGAAGGTGATGCGCATCAGGTTGTAG
- the LOC102721021 gene encoding endo-1,4-beta-xylanase 4-like, which produces MRVFMQKLGLSLLWISLFQGWVAQSLEYDYTASIECLRDPLKPLYNGGIIQNGEFNSGLMGWSTHRDIKAGVSSSPSGNKFAVVEGAASLSGADAAVPSRSVYQRIRLQRDTHYSLSAWLQVSAGSAHVKAFVRTPNGERVVAGSVAAQSGCWSMLKGGMTAYSSGPGEIFFESDAPVDIWVDNVALQPFMFDEWDAHRQQSAGKARRSTVRVVARGADGAPMANATVIIELLRSGFPFGNTMTKEIIDLPAYEKWFTSRFTVATFENEMKWYSTEWTQNNEDYRVPDAMLKLAQKYNIKVRGHNVFWNDQNSQMKWVKPLNLNQLKAAMQKRLKSVVTRYAGKVIHWDVVNENLHFNYFEGKLGPNASPMIYQQVGQIDRNAILFMNEFNTLEQPGDPNPVPSKYIAKMKQIQGYAGNGGLKLGVGLESHFSTPNIPYMRSALDTLAQLKLPMWLTEVDVVKGPNQVKYLEQVLREGYAHPSVNGMIMWAAWHAKGCYVMCLTDNNFKNLPVGNLVDKLIAEWKTHKTAATTGADGAVELDLPHGDYNLTVSHPSLGTKAAASHAMTVDAASSASEHHIVIEV; this is translated from the exons ATGAGGGTTTTCATGCAGAAACTGGGGCTCTCCTTGTTATGGATTTCACTCTTCCAAG GTTGGGTGGCCCAATCTTTAGAATATGATTATACAGCGAGTATTGAG TGCCTTCGCGATCCGCTGAAGCCGCTCTACAATGGCGGCATCATCCAGAACGGCGAGTTCAACAGCGGCCTCATGGGCTGGTCCACGCACCGCGACATCAAGGCAGGCGTGAGCAGCTCGCCGTCCGGCAACAAGTTCGCCGTGGTGGAGGGCGCCGCCTCCCTgtccggcgccgacgccgccgtgccgtcgcgcAGCGTCTACCAGAGGATCCGGCTGCAGCGCGACACCCACTACTCGTTGTCCG CGTGGTTGCAGGTGTCGGCCGGATCGGCGCACGTGAAGGCGTTCGTCCGGACACCCAACGGCGAGCGTGTCGTCGCCGGCAGCGTCGCCGCGCAGTCGGGGTGCTGGAGCATGCTCAAGGGCGGTATGACCGCCTACTCCTCCGGCCCAGGCGAGATCTTCTTCGAG AGCGACGCGCCGGTGGACATCTGGGTGGACAACGTCGCGCTGCAGCCGTTCATGTTCGACGAGTGGGACGCGCACCGGCAGCAGTCCGCCGGCAAGGCCAGGAGGAGCACCGTCAGGGTGGTCGCCCGCGGCGCCGATGGCGCCCCGATGGCGAACGCCACGGTGATCATCGAGCTGCTCCGGAGCGGGTTCCCGTTCGGCAACACGATGACCAAGGAGATCATCGACCTGCCCGCGTACGAGAAGTGGTTCACGTCGCGCTTCACCGTGGCCACGTTCGAGAACGAGATGAAGTGGTACAGCACCGAGTGGACGCAGAACAACGAGGACTACCGCGTCCCCGACGCCATGCTCAAGCTCGCCCAAAAATACAACATCAAG GTTCGTGGGCACAACGTGTTCTGGAACGACCAGAACTCGCAGATGAAGTGGGTGAAGCCGCTGAACCTGAACCAGCTGAAGGCGGCGATGCAGAAGCGGCTCAAGTCGGTGGTGACGCGGTACGCCGGCAAGGTGATCCACTGGGACGTGGTGAACGAGAACCTGCACTTCAACTACTTCGAGGGGAAGCTGGGGCCGAACGCGTCGCCGATGATCTACCAGCAGGTGGGGCAGATCGACCGGAACGCCATCCTGTTCATGAACGAGTTCAACACGCTGGAGCAGCCCGGCGACCCCAACCCGGTGCCCAGCAAGTACATCGCCAAGATGAAGCAGATCCAGGGCTACGCCGGCAATGGCGGCCTCAAGCTCGGCGTCGGCCTCGAGAGCCACTTCTCCACGCCCAACATCCCGTACATGAGGAGCGCCCTCGACACGCTCGCGCAGCTCAAGCTGCCCATGTGGCTCACCGAGGTCGACGTCGTCAAGGGACCCAACCAG GTGAAGTACCTTGAGCAAGTGCTGAGGGAAGGGTACGCGCACCCGTCGGTGAACGGGATGATAATGTGGGCGGCTTGGCACGCCAAGGGGTGCTACGTGATGTGCCTGACGGACAACAACTTCAAGAACCTCCCCGTCGGCAACCTCGTCGACAAGCTCATCGCCGAGTGGAAGACCCAcaagacggcggcgaccacgggcgccgacggcgccgtcgagcTCGACCTCCCCCACGGCGACTACAACCTCACGGTGAGCCACCCGTCGCTGGGGACgaaggccgccgcctcccacgCCATGACGGTGGacgcggcgtcgtcggcgtcggagcACCACATCGTCATCGAGGTGTAG
- the LOC102711297 gene encoding uncharacterized protein LOC102711297 — MRLALGTQSQELAARSNQAQHPSGAQVYVDVDSEHGTAERQEIGTTKRAKWSHQMKLFRIELLTDHDVPGFRTQNAWSKEAWTNIVCCLNTKFSTSFTTNQVKQKEQDLKKNYRSVKDLLHQSGFGWDSDRMMVSAPQSVWDTFADRKNKDAIHWRDKSFPYFDDLGPLYDGRYAEGSTRHGMDHYAKKTKNAPTHSTHEASVVDTYQSPSPNSNAPGESSLQFPFGEEVETTNLDFSQYSPTHVHLTKVPPSSAQIASEIPESRPRKKQKIKSVSPSDGFHERYLKLKKEEIDRFAAIEEKKLEDSYSINKCITVLEGLHGLQIGDILVAVDIFKGKDNREVFLSFSSDALRLAWIRKEIATLELILL, encoded by the exons ATGCGGCTTGCGCTGGGGACGCAGTCGCAAGAACTAGCAGCACGCAGCAACCAAGCACAACATCCATCTGGTGCACAG GTTTATGTTGATGTTGACAGTGAGCATGGGACTGCAGAGCGTCAAGAAATAG GGACGACAAAGAGAGCCAAATGGAGTCACCAGATGAAGTTGTTCCGTATTGAACTCCTAACTGATCATGACGTGCCAGGTTTTCGAACACAAAATGCTTGGAGTAAGGAAGCATGGACAAATATTGTTTGCTGCCTGAATACAAAGTTTAGTACATCATTTACGACCAACCAAGTCAAGCAAAAGGAGCAGGATTTAAAGAAGAATTATCGCAGTGTTAAAGATTTGTTGCATCAAAGTGGTTTTGGATGGGATAGTGACAGAATGATGGTGAGTGCACCACAAAGTGTTTGGGACACTTTTGCTGATCGCAAGAACAAAGATGCAATTCATTGGCGAGATAAATCCTTCCCATATTTTGATGATTTAGGTCCACTTTATGATG GTCGTTATGCTGAAGGGAGCACTCGCCATGGTATGGACCATTATGCAAAGAAGACAAAGAATGCACCAACTCATTCAACACATGAAGCAAGTGTGGTTGATACATATCAGTCACCATCCCCTAATTCAAATGCTCCAGGTGAATCAAGTTTGCAATTTCCTTTTGGTGAAGAGGTTGAGACAACCAATTTGGACTTTTCGCAGTATTCACCTACCCATGTCCATCTGACAAAAGTCCCACCTAGCTCGGCACAAATAGCTTCAGAGATTCCTGAATCTCGACCTAGGAAGAAACAAAAGATCAAATCTGTTAGTCCCAGTGATGGATTTCATGAGAGATAcctaaaacttaaaaaagaagaaatagatCGATTTGCTGCAATTGAGGAGAAGAAATTGGAGGATTCTTACAGCATCAACAAGTGTATCACAGTGCTTGAAGGTTTACATGGTCTACAAATAGGAGACATATTGGTGGCAGTTGATATCTTCAAAGGTAAGGATAATAGGGAAGTTTTCTTATCATTTTCAAGTGATGCATTACGCTTGGCTTGGATTAGAAAGGAAATTGCAACATTAGAGTTAATACTTTTGTGA